A window of the Saccharomyces eubayanus strain FM1318 chromosome II, whole genome shotgun sequence genome harbors these coding sequences:
- the MCM21 gene encoding Mcm21p, with protein MSKIDDLQQDIESLLSEIKSLEKNREELKTKLRNKRKNQNSANPIIQEFEDLFDQFPQLNTFLFNEHPELDDMDDKDVSMAQTRSPSPESKLKSTPATSIPYEPKKRAKLENDENLPEHEWVLKTQPMVQHRMFDSDVADLLDTEILTSPSKRKRKLNLEEITAGDKSMLEDSIILENIYRMFGITFFPLVDPIDLKMKEGSDEIVVDREMLGIRLEVFSERTSKFEKPHYILLKKRVKSNSWFLFKHTIPSFIDVQGIFNDTNGGLVISSDDAYLFAKRVFVQLIEIQRRQQSFKDLEAKEIIHNLDLDLQSSMVSFFVKDVKVELFLKQNEIVSCSILDEIHDFNHKNKNKWELLLLGPLDDLELKLNHSFATIFK; from the exons ATGAGTAAAATCGATGATTTGCAACAAGACATTGAGTCTTTGCTCAGTGAAA TCAAGTCACTGGAAAAAAACCGTGAGGAGCTCAAAACGAAATTGAGAAATAAAAGGAAGAATCAGAATAGCGCTAATCCCATAATTCAAGAATTCGAAGACCTCTTTGACCAATTTCCGCAGTTGAATACTTTTCTATTCAATGAACATCCAGAGTTGGATGATATGGACGACAAGGATGTTTCGATGGCGCAAACGCGGTCACCTTCTCCCGAGTCTAAATTAAAGTCTACGCCAGCAACGTCAATACCGTATgaaccaaagaaaagggcTAAATTGGAGAATGACGAAAATTTACCTGAACACGAATGGGTGCTGAAGACGCAGCCAATGGTCCAGCATAGGATGTTTGATTCAGATGTAGCCGATTTGTTAGATACCGAAATTTTAACGTCACCTTCTAAGAGGAAGCGAAAACTAAATCTAGAGGAGATCACTGCAGGCGATAAGAGTATGCTGGAGGATTCGATTATCcttgaaaatatttataGAATGTTTGGCATAACATTCTTCCCCCTCGTGGATCCtattgatttgaaaatgaaagaaggTAGTGATGAGATTGTTGTTGATAGAGAAATGTTGGGGATACGACTAGAGGTCTTCAGTGAACGGacttcaaaatttgaaaaacctcATTAcattcttttaaaaaaaagggtaaAGTCCAATAGTTGGTTTCTATTCAAGCACACTATTCCAAGCTTTATTGACGTTCAAGGAATATTCAACGATACCAATGGAGGACTTGTAATATCCTCTGATGACGCATACTTGTTTGCAAAGAGGGTTTTCGTGCAATTAAtagaaattcaaagaaggcAACAAAGCTTCAAGGACTTAGAGGCCAAGGAAATTATCCATAATTTGGATTTAGATTTACAATCTTCGAtggtttcattttttgttaaAGACGTCAAAGTAGAGTTGTTCCTAaagcaaaatgaaatagTTTCGTGTTCAATACTGGACGAAATTCATGATTTCAAccataaaaataagaacaAGTGGGAGCTTTTACTATTGGGTCCGTTGGATGACTTGGAGTTGAAGTTAAACCATTCATTTGCGACGATCTTCAAATGA
- the YFT2 gene encoding Yft2p gives MIRQLCYWSKKAYLVYPIQVLVGAIISILVSAETLNYQKKTYTLLKSSNLLNIIFAYKANKIWPIFFLSLTLLQIYFHYLARLDVLPLPISSSETGSTYLSYSNRRPLLQNRVIITMAAQYACKFVLKNLLLFLSFQFIDHVFIWTGGECSSGSGTTSAEKCRLEKGKWYGGFDISGHFCFLVNISMILWMELHLFSRFVQVEDMLWVVNKWVRACLVIISVVLLIWICILWVTAIYYHTILEKVLGCLMGYICPVFIYHILPRIELLHDYLYI, from the coding sequence ATGATACGTCAGCTGTGTTATTGGTCAAAGAAAGCGTACCTAGTTTATCCTATTCAAGTCCTTGTAGGCGCGATAATATCAATATTAGTGTCTGCAGAGACACTgaattatcaaaaaaaaacatatacCCTATTAAAATCGTCGAATCTCCTCAATATAATCTTTGCATATAAGGCGAACAAAATATGGCCGATTTTCTTCCTTAGTTTGACTCTACTGCAAATATACTTCCACTATTTAGCTAGACTGGATGTACTACCACTGCCGATATCGAGTTCTGAAACTGGCTCTACATATTTATCCTATAGTAATCGTCGGCCCCTGCTCCAAAATAGAGTGATTATTACTATGGCTGCCCAATATGCATGCAAATTCGTCTTAAAGAATctgctattatttttgagttttcaatttattgatcatgtttttatttggaCGGGAGGAGAATGTAGTTCTGGTAGTGGAACAACATCAGCTGAAAAATGTCGCTTAGAGAAAGGGAAATGGTACGGTGGGTTTGATATTAGTGgtcatttttgttttcttgtcaATATTAGTATGATTCTGTGGATGGAACTACACTTGTTTAGTAGATTTGTTCAAGTTGAAGACATGCTTTGGGTAGTCAATAAATGGGTTCGAGCTTGCCTTGTTATTATCAGTGTTGTACTATTGATCTGGATCTGCATTCTCTGGGTTACTGCCATTTACTACCATAcgattttggaaaaggtGTTAGGTTGCCTTATGGGGTACATATGCCCAGTTTTCATATACCACATTTTACCGAGAATCGAATTATTACATGattatttgtatatatga
- the SWA2 gene encoding auxilin-like protein SWA2, translating into MSDPFAHLLTSLKNKDSGTESKKTTPQTKNFTATSATVVASVATTPKGNNNGLHSLSASPIVPVSNVSFSAAPLVPSNSNSNANTAGNTPSPSPANVEDDFDDLFGSNTIETSDGLQEVDQLYYGNNDGSNGGDNVLVDEVKDMEIARLMSLGLSIEKATDFYNSDITYERYLEISKLNQKKHKDRIVSHRPTDLSYKNASLFNNTNSNNNNNLFSMATDFFNKGKELVDQWTSFPPEANDRLSNYANVEDKPDHYELPLKNDSHEGSLPEKKKYEKDLLGGNDLDDDLLTDFETKVDIAKKNTKGTTPSPSPSPGILVEDTLRKETPQTEDNLLDFSTDNINSTNDSAIFSEDGNANPVVPISDIELSGYNEFKAKGTSLFKNGDYVNSLQEYEKSLNSLPLKHPLRVIALSNIIASQLKIGEYSKSIKNSDTALALFPSAKPRWNDKISKSDPQRSFNDIWPKIMIKRAESFEHLESFKNALETYQELIEKNFFDDKIMQGKRRCQSFVNPIPVRKPSPVKKTTPTPAPMKKPTSSPSPDPVDNASRVKEQELENAKLALYDNVSDRIGCWKCGKDDDIRHLLANLSSLLTWCNWKDVSVQDLVMPKKVKITYMKAVAKTHPDKIPKSLSLENKMIAENVFTTLSIAWDKFKQQNEIN; encoded by the coding sequence ATGTCAGATCCGTTTGCACATCTGTTGACATCattgaagaacaaggaTTCTGGAACTGaatccaagaaaacaacCCCTCAgaccaaaaatttcactGCCACATCTGCAACTGTAGTTGCGAGCGTTGCGACAACACCTAAAGGTAATAACAATGGTCTCCATTCACTGTCTGCTTCTCCTATAGTACCAGTGTCGAATGTAAGTTTCTCTGCGGCTCCGTTAGTACCAAGTAATAGCAATTCCAACGCAAATACTGCTGGCAATACTCCTTCGCCTTCCCCAGCCAATGTTGAAGATGACTTTGACGATCTCTTTGGTAGTAACACAATAGAAACATCGGATGGGCTTCAAGAGGTAGACCAGCTTTACTATGGAAACAACGACGGCTCAAATGGTGGTGATAACGTCTTAGTCGATGAAGTTAAGGATATGGAAATCGCAAGATTGATGTCATTGGGCTTATCGATCGAGAAGGCCACTGATTTTTATAATAGCGATATAACGTATGAAAGgtatttggaaatttcGAAACTAAACCAAAAGAAGCACAAGGACCGAATTGTTAGTCACAGACCGACTGATTTAAGTTATAAGAACGCAAGTTTATTTAACAatacaaattcaaataataataataaccTGTTCAGCATGGCTACTGATTTCTTTAACAAGGGAAAGGAACTGGTAGACCAATGGACCTCTTTTCCTCCAGAGGCAAACGACAGACTAAGTAACTATGCAAACGTTGAAGATAAACCTGACCACTACGAATTGcctttaaaaaatgattCACACGAAGGGTCTCtacctgaaaaaaaaaagtatgaGAAAGACTTGCTTGGGGGAAATGATCTGGATGATGATCTTTTAACCGATTTTGAAACGAAGGTAGATAtagcaaagaagaacacGAAGGGCACGACTCCATCGCCTTCACCATCCCCTGGCATACTAGTCGAGGATACACTGAGAAAAGAGACACCTCAAACGGAGGATAATCTTTTAGATTTCTCCACAGACAACATCAATAGCACCAACGATAGCGCAATTTTTAGTGAGGATGGTAACGCGAACCCTGTAGTGCCTATCTCAGATATCGAATTATCCGGTTATAACGAATTTAAAGCAAAGGGTACCAGTCTGTTTAAAAATGGTGATTACGTGAATTCGTTACAGGAATATGAAAAGTCCTTGAATTCATTACCTTTGAAACATCCATTAAGGGTCATTGCTCTATCTAACATCATCGCATCGCAATTAAAGATTGGTGAATATTCCAAGTCCATTAAAAACTCTGATACGGCGTTGGCATTATTTCCATCAGCCAAACCTAGATGGAACGAtaagatttcaaagagtGATCCTCAAAGATCATTCAACGACATCTGGCCAAAGATCATGATTAAGCGTGCTGAATCTTTCGAGCATTTagaaagtttcaaaaatgcaCTAGAAACATATCAAGAgttaattgaaaaaaatttcttcgaTGATAAGATTATGCAGGGAAAAAGGAGATGCCAAAGCTTTGTTAATCCTATTCCTGTAAGGAAACCCAGTCCTGTCAAAAAGACAACACCAACTCCGGCACCAATGAAGAAGCCAACTTCCTCTCCTTCTCCGGATCCCGTTGACAACGCTTCGAGAGTAAAGGAACAGGAGTTGGAAAATGCTAAATTGGCACTATACGATAATGTCTCTGATAGAATTGGCTGCTGGAAGTGTGGTAAAGACGATGATATACGCCATTTGTTAGCCAACCTGTCTAGTCTACTAACATGGTGCAATTGGAAAGATGTATCTGTGCAAGATTTAGTGATGCCCAAAAAGGTCAAAATCACCTACATGAAAGCTGTAGCCAAGACGCACCCTGACAAGATACCAAAATCCTtgtctttggaaaataaaatgatTGCAGAAAACGTTTTCACTACTTTAAGTATCGCTTGGGATAAGTTCAAACAGCAAAATGAGATCAACTAA
- the DAD4 gene encoding Dad4p produces the protein MENPHEQVQANILSRIIGNVKRLNESVAILNQELVTINNRNKNLEIMGAICDNYHSSVQFNLEATNNKKPPL, from the coding sequence ATGGAGAACCCTCACGAACAAGTGCAGGCCAATATACTGTCGCGCATAATTGGTAATGTTAAGAGGCTCAACGAGAGTGTGGCGATCCTGAACCAGGAGCTTGTGACCATCAATAATCGGAACAAGAATTTGGAGATTATGGGTGCGATTTGTGACAACTACCACAGCAGCGTTCAGTTCAACCTGGAGGccaccaacaacaaaaaaccGCCTTTATAG
- the ASP1 gene encoding asparaginase ASP1, translating to MMIAFSGRYGFGYSEAQDLCCHCTFGDGTMRNDLVEITTICPDVENSQFLVQSSCPDTIPEILKCQSAAENCSSIIYQQRSLPRIKILGTGGTIASKAVDSSHTAGYHVDLTIQDLLDAIPDISKICEIEYEQLCNVDSKNIDQDVLYKIYKGVSESLQTFDGIVITHGTDTLSETAFFIESTIDAGDVPIVFVGSMRPSTSVSADGPMNLYQAICIASNPKSRGRSVLVSLNDQISSGYYITKTNANSLDTFNVRQGYLGNFVNNEIHYYYPPVKPQGCHKFKLRLNGEDFKLPEVCILYAHQAFPSSIVKLVADKYDGIVLATMGAGSLPDEVNQACMELTLPIIYSKRSMDGMVPVANLPRNDSKGHNIIASGYLSPEKSRILLQLCLVGNYTPEEIKHVFTGVYGG from the coding sequence ATGATGATAGCCTTTAGTGGAAGATATGGCTTTGGATATAGTGAAGCTCAAGACCTCTGCTGCCACTGCACTTTCGGAGACGGTACCATGAGGAACGACTTAGTCGAAATAACAACGATTTGCCCAGATGTCGAGAACTCTCAGTTCCTTGTGCAAAGCAGCTGTCCAGACACCATTCCGGAGATACTAAAGTGTCAAAGTGCCGCTGAAAACTGCAGCAGCATCATTTACCAGCAGCGTAGTCTGCCTAGAATCAAAATCCTGGGTACTGGTGGGACGATTGCGTCTAAGGCTGTAGACTCGTCTCACACTGCTGGCTATCATGTGGACTTGACTATCCAAGACCTTCTGGATGCTATTCCAGACATATCTAAAATTTGTGAAATCGAATACGAACAGCTGTGCAATGTCGACTCGAAAAACATAGATCAAGACGTTCTTTACAAGATCTATAAAGGTGTCTCGGAATCACTACAAACTTTTGACGGTATAGTCATCACCCATGGGACAGATACGCTATCCGAAACCGCATTTTTTATTGAGAGCACCATTGATGCTGGCGATGTCCCCATTGTGTTCGTTGGTTCGATGCGTCCTTCGACTAGTGTTTCTGCTGATGGGCCCATGAACCTTTACCAAGCGATTTGCATTGCTTCCAACCCAAAATCAAGGGGAAGAAGTGTTCTTGTTTCGCTGAATGATCAAATCTCTTCTGGTTACTACATTACCAAGACAAACGCAAACAGTTTGGATACTTTCAATGTAAGACAGGGGTATTTGGGGAATTTCGTCAACAATGAAATCCACTATTATTATCCGCCTGTGAAGCCCCAAGGTTGCCATAAATTTAAATTGAGGTTAAATGGCGAAGACTTCAAATTACCAGAAGTTTGCATCTTGTATGCTCACCAGGCTTTTCCCTCGTCTATAGTCAAGCTGGTAGCAGATAAATATGATGGTATTGTTCTCGCCACCATGGGTGCTGGTTCATTGCCCGACGAAGTTAATCAGGCATGCATGGAGTTGACTTTACCCATCATATATTCCAAGAGATCGATGGATGGTATGGTTCCTGTTGCTAATTTGCCAAGAAACGATTCAAAGGGCCATAACATCATTGCATCTGGTTATCTGAGCCctgaaaaaagtagaatTTTGTTGCAACTGTGTTTGGTAGGTAATTATACTcctgaagaaatcaaacatgTTTTCACAGGCGTCTATGGTGGTTGA
- the MRPL35 gene encoding mitochondrial 54S ribosomal protein mL38, which yields MRILVYIMVPPFKSIYCRCRLKIVWAQTERKDPTRQDNHNSIMRYSYTISQRLDIVTKVMSKTMLRRSIHTTRILKNSNAAPHIWSDFSKRPSSLSIQSPKVKNYLFQEKPYLDPPSIKRRSNRIKYSSPEHMDEIFKMSYDFLEQRASKFYDLVNKTKNPLKRDTLLTKAEINNPEVQYNFQFNDKLDNIKSIIDYDVPVYRHLGKQHWESYGQMLLMQRLETLAAIPDTLPTLVPRAEVNIKFPFSTGVNKWIEPGEFLSSNVTSMCPVLKVQEYDHVDVERQLYTILVVNPDVPDLNNDSFKTALCYGLANIKLSYNDNLIDPRKFNSSNILADYLPPVPEKNAGKQRFVAWVFRQPLSEDGQNSLEVSQEDINRDEFDIRQFTKKYNLDPIGAHIWRSEWDVNVAVVREKYGLPPGRVFSRVRR from the coding sequence ATGCGCATACTGGTTTATATAATGGTTCCACCTTTTAAGTCTATTTACTGTCGTTGTCGCTTGAAAATTGTCTGGGCTCAAACGGAACGGAAAGACCCAACTAGACAAGACAATCATAATTCAATAATGAGATATAGCTACACGATTAGTCAAAGATTAGACATAGTAACGAAGGTCATGTCCAAAACCATGTTGCGAAGATCCATTCATACCACAAGGATTCTCAAAAACTCCAATGCTGCTCCACACATTTGGTCAGACTTCTCCAAGAGACCTAGCTCACTTTCCATTCAATCTCctaaagtgaaaaattatctttTCCAAGAGAAGCCTTATCTTGACCCTCCATctatcaaaagaagaagcaatcGTATCAAGTATTCATCTCCAGAACACATGGATGAAATCTTTAAGATGAGTTATGATTTCCTTGAACAAAGAGCTAGTAAGTTTTACGACTTGGTAAATAAGACAAAGAATCCCTTGAAGCGGGACACACTTCTCACAAAAGCGGAGATTAATAATCCTGAAGTGCAGTACAACTTCCAGTTTAATGATAAACTGGACAACATCAAATCAATAATTGATTACGATGTACCAGTATACAGGCATCTGGGGAAACAACATTGGGAATCGTACGGTCAGATGTTATTGATGCAAAGATTAGAAACTCTAGCAGCCATTCCCGATACGCTGCCCACTCTGGTGCCCCGAGCAGAAGTGAATATcaaatttcctttttcaactgGTGTTAATAAATGGATCGAACCTGGTGAATTTTTGTCCTCCAATGTCACATCTATGTGTCCTGTCTTGAAGGTTCAAGAATACGACCACGTGGATGTTGAAAGACAACTGTATACGATACTGGTTGTCAATCCTGATGTCCCCGATTTAAACAACGATTCGTTCAAGACGGCCCTGTGCTACGGATTGGCAAATATCAAGTTGAGTTACAACGATAATTTGATAGACCCGAGAAAGTTTAACAGTTCTAATATTCTTGCTGACTATTTGCCTCCAGTgcctgaaaaaaatgctggaaaacaaagatttGTCGCTTGGGTATTCAGACAACCTTTGTCTGAAGACGGCCAGAATTCTCTCGAGGTTAGCCAAGAGGATATTAATAGAGACGAGTTTGATATTAGACAGTTTACCAAGAAATATAATTTGGACCCCATCGGTGCACACATATGGAGAAGTGAATGGGATGTCAACGTCGCCGTTGTTAGAGAAAAATATGGCCTCCCTCCTGGAAGAGTTTTCAGCAGGGTCAGAAGGTGA
- the TIM11 gene encoding F1F0 ATP synthase subunit e: MSTVNVLRYSALGLGLFFGFRNDMILKCNAKKKEEQAQYDEKLKLVEEAKKEYAKLQPAATLKDTPATTAVNLEDPNIDFEKVILNAVDSLKETST, from the coding sequence ATGTCGACGGTTAATGTCTTGAGGTACTCTGCGTTGGGTTTGGGACtgttttttggttttaGAAACgatatgattttgaagTGTAACGctaagaagaaagaggaaCAAGCACAATacgatgaaaaattgaagttAGTAGAGGAAGCAAAGAAGGAATACGCCAAGTTGCAGCCTGCAGCAACTCTTAAGGACACACCTGCTACTACTGCGGTCAATTTGGAAGATCCTAACATTGATTTCGAAAAAGTTATTCTTAACGCCGTTGATTCCTTGAAAGAAACTTCCACATGA
- the PEP7 gene encoding phosphatidylinositol-3-phosphate binding protein: MVSNGTSSDTPSNLSIMDLENVSCPICLKKFDNLQALNKHLDVEHEFNSNEGSLGSNESSTVNGKATKVNSSADKVQKLKRSHWEKLQKGISHCQACGRTLNNEIGAINCKKCGKLHCRRHLPNMIKLDLSARYEPEKGKWYNCCHDCFVNKPGYNDYGKAIDLTQKFFKLRNMKKEDKNLRLLQLENRFVRLVNGLVTLYKKYNGSIIYNLKMNNEMSKLERTVTPWRDDRSVLYCNICSEPFGLLLRKHHCRLCGMIVCDNTYRNCSNQIDIGYLVSAASDLPFDYDTERDSLSEIPVSVRLCSHCISMLFVGRKFSKDVEMPLSGIFAKYESMQNISKVIDSLLPTFEDSLNNLKLETFRDSKRVPDPKNLNELARLRHKLLNSFNLYNTLTRQLICIEPRNHVERQLQNSIKTASAAYINEKILPLKSLPAILNPEGPKTQKDEPEVKKLSQLMIENMTIKEVKELRQELMVLKEQSYLIESTIQDYKKQRRLEEIVTLNKNLEELHSRIHTVQSKLGDNGFS; this comes from the coding sequence ATGGTTTCTAATGGGACGTCGTCAGATACGCCCAGCAATTTATCTATTATGGACCTTGAAAATGTTTCATGTCCGATTTGCCTTAAGAAGTTCGACAATTTGCAAGCGCTAAATAAACATTTAGATGTTGAGCATGAGTTTAATAGTAATGAGGGTTCGCTTGGATCCAATGAGAGTAGTACGGTCAATGGTAAAGCAACGAAGGTGAACTCTAGTGCGGATAAAGTGcaaaagttgaaaagaagCCACTGGGagaaattgcaaaaagGGATAAGCCACTGCCAAGCATGTGGAAGAACTTTGAATAACGAAATTGGCGCCATTAATTGTAAAAAGTGCGGCAAATTGCATTGTAGAAGGCATCTTCCCAATATGATTAAACTAGACTTGTCAGCACGGTATGAACCCGAGAAAGGGAAATGGTATAACTGTTGTCATGATTGTTTCGTGAATAAACCTGGTTATAATGATTACGGTAAAGCAATAGACCTCACacagaaatttttcaagctaCGAAATATGAAGAAGGAAGATAAGAACTTGAGATTACTACAACTTGAAAACCGGTTTGTCCGGCTGGTTAACGGGTTGGTCACACTCTATAAGAAGTATAATGGATCTATTATCTATAACCTGAAGATGAACAATGAGATGTCCAAGCTAGAACGTACAGTTACTCCCTGGAGAGATGATAGGAGTGTACTATACTGCAATATATGCTCCGAACCGTTCGGATTATTACTACGAAAGCACCATTGCCGATTATGTGGCATGATTGTTTGTGATAATACGTATAGAAATTGCTCAAACCAAATAGATATAGGATACTTGGTATCCGCAGCATCTGACTTACCATTTGACTACGATACAGAGAGGGATAGCTTGTCTGAAATTCCTGTGTCTGTAAGATTATGCTCGCATTGTATTAGTATGTTATTTGTGGGTAGAAAATTCAGCAAGGACGTAGAAATGCCCCTAAGTGGAATATTTGCCAAATATGAAAGCATGCAAAACATATCTAAAGTTATTGACAGCCTCTTGCCcacttttgaagattcGTTAAACAATCTTAAATTAGAAACGTTTAGAGATTCTAAAAGAGTACCTGACCCAAAGAATCTGAACGAGCTCGCTCGATTAAGACACAAGCTGCTCAACTCATTTAATTTGTATAATACATTAACAAGACAACTCATATGCATAGAACCTCGAAACCACGTGGAAAGACAGCTCCAAAATTCAATCAAGACTGCTTCAGCTgcatatataaatgaaaaaattctacCCTTGAAATCGCTTCCAGCGATCTTAAATCCAGAGGGACCGAAAACCCAAAAAGATGAACCGGAGGTGAAGAAGTTATCGCAATTAATGATCGAAAACATGACCATCAAAGAAGTGAAGGAATTAAGACAAGAACTGATGGTCCTTAAGGAGCAAAGCTACCTAATTGAATCCACGATCCAGGACTACAAGAAGCAGCGCAGACTGGAAGAAATTGTCACCCTCAACAAGAACTTGGAAGAGCTGCACTCGAGGATACATACGGTTCAATCCAAGCTAGGGGATAATGGTTTTAGTTGA
- the UTP4 gene encoding small subunit rRNA maturation protein UTP4 yields the protein MTSQQQMIVHRCRFVDFTPATITSLAFSHKSNINKLTPSDLRLAIGRSNGNIEIWNPRNNWFQEMVIEGGKDRSIEGLCWSNVSGEPLRLFSIGGSTVVTEWDLATGLPLRNYDCNAGVIWSIAINESQDKLSVGCDNGTVVLIDISGGPGVLEHDTILMRQEARVLTLAWKKDDFVIGGCSDGRIRIWSAQKGEENXGRLLHTMKVDKAKRESTLVWSVIYLSKTDQIASGDSTGSIKFWDFQFATLNQSFKAHDADVLCLTTDIDNNYVFSAGVDRKIFQFSQNSNKSQKNNRWVNSSNRLLHGNDIRTICAYQSKGADFLVSGGVEKTLVINSVTSFSNGNYRKMPTVEPYSKNVLINKQQRLIVSWNESTVKIWTMGVESNSEQNYKLVCKLTLKDEQNISTCALSPDGQVLLVGRPSTTKIFHLQPMGTKLKVTKLDNELLLKTATKLAQFIDNSKIVICSCEDEVFVVDLESEEDEKPQEIELLEITSTKSSIKVPYINRINHLEVNQDIAVISRGCGAVDILNLKTLEAKSLVRLNNFITAVHINLPRKSVVVITAENKIYEFNMNLISESENEDDESLLTQWSKNNTENLPKEWKSLKENCVGIFTDVKNSNRLWFWGATWISRIDFDVDFPINKRRKQKKRSHEGLTITDESNFMNDEEDDEDDDIDMEINENLNVLLSQGNKIKTTDAHRNEESTNDYFFTDKYRPLLFVDLISSDELAIIEINPLSSHSKQKAFVQPKLVF from the coding sequence ATGACCAGTCAGCAACAGATGATAGTGCACAGATGCAGGTTTGTGGATTTTACACCTGCCACAATCACTTCTCTAGCATTTTCACATAAATCAAACATAAATAAATTGACTCCATCGGATTTGAGACTTGCCATTGGTAGGTCTAACGGTAACATAGAAATCTGGAATCCAAGAAACAACTGGTTCCAGGAAATGGTTATTGAAGGTGGCAAAGACAGATCAATTGAAGGCTTATGCTGGAGCAATGTCAGTGGTGAGCCATTAAGACTCTTTTCCATTGGTGGTTCTACTGTCGTTACAGAATGGGACTTGGCTACGGGTTTACCATTAAGAAATTATGACTGTAATGCAGGCGTGATCTGGTCTATTGCCATCAATGAATCCCAAGATAAGCTGTCAGTGGGCTGCGATAATGGGACTGTGGTACTTATAGATATATCTGGGGGGCCGGGTGTCTTGGAACACGATACTATCCTAATGAGACAAGAAGCCAGAGTATTGACTTTAGCTTGGAAGAAGGATGACTTCGTTATTGGAGGTTGTTCTGATGGTAGAATAAGGATTTGGTCAGCTCAAAaaggtgaagaaaacatRGGTCGTCTATTGCATACCATGAAAGTCGACAAAGCCAAAAGAGAATCCACTTTAGTTTGGTCCGTTATCTATTTGTCAAAGACTGATCAAATTGCTTCTGGTGATTCTACCGGCTCCATAAAGTTCTGGGATTTCCAATTTGCTACATTGAACCAGTCTTTTAAAGCACATGATGCAGACGTCTTATGCCTAACTACTGATATTGATAACAATTACGTGTTTAGTGCTGGTGTGGATAGAAAGATCTTCcaattttctcaaaataGCAACAAATCtcaaaagaacaacagaTGGGTGAACTCTTCCAACAGATTACTTCACGGTAATGATATTAGAACCATATGTGCATACCAATCTAAAGGTGCCGATTTTCTGGTCTCAGGAGGTGTTGAAAAAACGTTAGTTATCAACTCAGTGACCTCTTTCTCTAATGGGAATTATAGGAAAATGCCGACCGTCGAACCTTATTCCAAGAATGTTTTAATCAACAAGCAACAACGTTTAATTGTCTCGTGGAACGAATCGACTGTTAAGATATGGACAATGGGAGTTGAATCTAATTCAGAGCAGAATTATAAACTAGTGTGCAAACTAACCCTAAAGGACGAACAAAATATCTCAACTTGTGCTCTATCGCCAGACGGGCAAGTGCTACTTGTGGGAAGGCCTTCCACaaccaaaatttttcatttgcaaCCAATGGGTACCAAATTAAAAGTGACGAAGCTAGATAACGAACTATTGCTGAAAACTGCCACAAAATTGGCCCAATTTATCGATAATTCCAAAATTGTGATATGCTCCTGCGAAGACGAAGTATTCGTTGTGGACTTAgaatctgaagaagatgaaaaaccacaagaaattgaacttTTAGAAATCACTTCCACTAAAAGTAGCATTAAAGTTCCATATATCAATAGAATCAACCATTTGGAAGTAAATCAAGATATTGCAGTTATTTCTCGTGGGTGTGGGGCTGTAGACATACTAAACCTAAAGACACTAGAGGCAAAATCATTGGTTCGTTTGAATAACTTTATCACCGCTGTTCACATTAACTTACCCAGAAAGTCTGTTGTTGTAATTACTGCAGAAAACAAGATTTATGAATTTAACATGAACTTAATTTCAGAATCTGAAaacgaagacgatgaaaGTCTATTAACCCAATGGTCAAAGAATAATACCGAAAACCTTCCAAAAGAATGGAAATCATTAAAAGAGAACTGTGTGGGTATTTTCACGGATGTgaaaaatagtaatagGTTATGGTTTTGGGGTGCTACTTGGATCTCAAGAATAGACTTTGACGTTGATTTCCCAATAAATAAGAGAAGGAAACAGAAGAAACGTAGCCACGAAGGGCTAACTATCACAGATGAAAGTAATTTCAtgaacgatgaagaagatgatgaggatgacGATATCGATATGGAAATCAATGAAAACCTAAACGTATTATTAAGTCaaggaaataaaataaagacCACAGATGCACACCGGAATGAAGAAAGTACAAACGACTATTTCTTTACCGATAAATACAGAcctttattatttgttgaCTTAATATCCAGTGATGAATTAGCCATCATTGAAATAAATCCATTAAGTTCTCATTCCAAGCAAAAGGCATTTGTTCAACCAAAGTTGGTCTTCTAA